In Planococcus sp. MB-3u-03, the DNA window CGAGATGATATTCCCGATTACCCAGTAAAGCGTCAATGCGGATGGCAAGATGATCCCGAATCCGGCAATCATGACCGGCATGAAATACATCATCGCTTTCATTTGCGGGTTGTCCATCGCAGGGCCCGTGCGCAGAACGATCAATTGCATGATACCGGCTGTAACGGCCAGGATAATGCTCGGTTCTGCCAGCGGGAAGATCAAAAATGTGCCAAGATCGATTTCAGGCGTCGCATTCATGCGGCTGATCGCGTGATAGAACCCGATCAGAATCGGCATCTGGATGACGATCGGCAAGCAGCCGGCCATCGGGTTGACGCCTTTTTCCTGGAACATCGCCATCATTTCCTGCTGATATTTCTGCTGGGTGACGGCGTCTTTCGATTTATACTTCTCTTTTAACTTAGCCAGTTCAGGCTGGATTTCCTGCATGCGTTTCGAACTTTTCGTCTGCTTGATCATCAATGGCAATAAGGCCAGACGGATGAGAATCGTTACTGCAATAATCCCGAATCCATACGTGCCTAGGAAATCCTTAAAGAATACGATGATCGATACTAACGGCCAAACGACAAACTCATTCCAAAACCCTTCGCTTTGGTCGCTGATCGGCTGATCAAACTCCATACAGCCCGATAATAAGAGGGCAACAGCCACCAAGGCGAAGAGCAATCCTATTCTCTTCTTCACTTTGCTTCCTCCAAACTCTATTCAATTACTTCCTATAGTAACATCCGGATTGATCCGGCATCTACTTCTTCGGCAAAGCGCGTGCGATTTTCAGCACATGCTCCAGACTTTTCTTGCTTTCATGAAAATCTAAATTGGCCGCCTGTGGTCGGGCGATGATAATGTAATCCGCGTTCGGCAGGAGATCATCCTTCAATTCCAAGAAGGCTTGGCGGATATAGCGCTTGACGCGGTTTCTAGCGACCGCATTGCCGACTTTCTTGCTGACGGATAGGCCCAGGCGAAATTCCTCCTGCTCACCTTTCAGCAAATAGACGATGAATTGCCGATTCGCAAATGATTTTCCTTTTTTGAAAACGCGCTGAAACTCCGTATTCTTCTTGATCCGCTGCTGCTTATTCATTTTTTCACCTGCTACTTGCTTATTTTGATGCATTTTCGCTCAAATTCCGCGAAAAAGAAAAAAAGACCACTGATGCGGTCAGTGGACTTTAAG includes these proteins:
- the yidC gene encoding membrane protein insertase YidC codes for the protein MKKRIGLLFALVAVALLLSGCMEFDQPISDQSEGFWNEFVVWPLVSIIVFFKDFLGTYGFGIIAVTILIRLALLPLMIKQTKSSKRMQEIQPELAKLKEKYKSKDAVTQQKYQQEMMAMFQEKGVNPMAGCLPIVIQMPILIGFYHAISRMNATPEIDLGTFLIFPLAEPSIILAVTAGIMQLIVLRTGPAMDNPQMKAMMYFMPVMIAGFGIILPSALTLYWVIGNIISLIQNMFIYRPWEKKEVQQPVKTKTGGAKK
- the rnpA gene encoding ribonuclease P protein component encodes the protein MNKQQRIKKNTEFQRVFKKGKSFANRQFIVYLLKGEQEEFRLGLSVSKKVGNAVARNRVKRYIRQAFLELKDDLLPNADYIIIARPQAANLDFHESKKSLEHVLKIARALPKK